GAAAGCGCCCTTCAAAACGGGCCACACCATCGCGCAATGCCAGTTCCGGGTCGATTTTGCGCCAGCGCGCGATGTTCACCGCTGTAAACAGCAAATCGCCGAGTTCTTCGGCCAATCGCGCGTCGTCGCCCGCCGCAATTTCGACTTCGATTTCTGCCGTTTCTTCGCGCAACTTGTCGAGAACGCCCGTGATGTCGGGCCATTCAAAACCGACTTTCGCCGCTTTCTTCGAGATTTTCAGCGCGCGGGTCAGCGACGGCAAAACATCGGGCACGCCATCGAGGACCGAGGTTTCTTTGACGCCGCGCTCGGCTTTTTCCTGTTTCTTAATCGCGTCCCAGTTGCGCAAAACTTCGCCCGAATCGGCGACGACGGTTTCGCCGAAAACGTGGGGGTGGCGACGAATCAGTTTTTCCGAAATTCCGTTCAGGACATCAACGATGTCGAAGCGCTTTTCTTCCTTTGCGATGTCGGCGTGCATCAACGGCTGCATCAGCAAGTCGCCGAGTTCTTCGCACAAGTCGGCGTCGTGCTTCCTGTCAATGGCATCGAGCGTTTCGTAGGCTTCTTCCAGCAAGTGCGCGCGCAGGGTTTCGTGCGTTTGTTCCCTGTCCCACGGGCAACCGTCCGGCGCGCGCAACCGCGCAATGATTCCGTGCAACTGTTCAAAGGCTTCGGCAGGAGTTTGAAGTTTCATAATTAGAAAAAGCCCTTTTCCAACGTGGAAAAGGGCTTGATAAAAAGGCGTACGGTCGAATCCGACCGTACTCTTTCGTATTACTGCTTGGCTGCGGGAGCCGCAGGTGCAGCAGGTGCGGACGGAGCAGCGGGGCCACCGGCTGCCGGAGTTGCGCCAGGCGCGCCCGGTGTTGGCGCCGGAACGTAAGCTTTGGCGAGTTCGGCGAAAGCGGGATCGGGAATTTCAACTTTCGCTGAGGTCTGCAGCTTCGTGGTGAGCTGCTGAATCGCAGTTTGGTTGATGAAGCGCAATACATCGCGGCGCGAAGGCGGCGTCATAATTCCCTGCTGTGCTTGCTGCTGAAACAAATACTGCTGCGTGCGCTGAACCGTTTCGTCGAACTTCGGGTTTTGCGGATTCTGCGCCACGGTTTTACGAGCGATCTGTTCCAGCTTGTAGTCGGTTTCAACTTGCGTCTTCACATCGGCAAGCGTCGGGTTTTTGCCCTGTTCGCGCGAAACGAGACGCAAAATTCCGTACACCTTTTGCGGCGAGGTGGCAGGCGTAAGCAAAAGCACTGGTGTTGTTTCGCCATCTTTCAGCTTGGCAACGGCAGGCTTCACTTCACCGGGCAACTCGTCCTGCGGCGTTGTAGTGGGCGTTTCAACAGCACTCGAACCGGCAGCGGCGTCTTTGGCTTTTTTCTGCTCATCGACGAGCTGCGCGAACGTTTTGGTTTTGGCCTTGAGCTGCTGCGCCATCGCGTCGGCGCGTGGCTTCGACGATGTAATCAGCAAGCCGAGTTTGACGCGCGTTGGCGTCGAGTAATCTTTCTTGTTTTTGGTGAACCACGCTTGCAGCGCTTTGTCATCGACTTTGACATCTTTGGTCACCAGACGGTCGATGACCAGCTGATTCTTGATGCTGTCGCGATACGCTTTCAGCTGCGTGCCGCCGGTTTTGGTCACGGTTTCGATGGTTTGCGCCGCCGGGCCGCCTTCGGCCTTGCGCGCTGCAACGACATCGTCGATGTCTTTTTCGGTCACTTCGATGTTGCCCTTTTTCGCTTCCTGCAACACCAAACGGTTGTCGATCATTTCGCGCAAGGCGCGTTCACCCGAGGTGGCTTCGAGGTACAAATGGAGGTCTTCGCGGCCAATTGCTTCGCCGTTCACAGTTGCAACCGAACCGCCGCCGCCCGTTGCTCCAGGGCCACCACAACCGGCAATCGCCAAAGCCAGCGCGCTGGCTCCCAAAAATCCTGCTACCTGTTTCTTCATGTGTTCCTTTAATTGTTAGAGGGACGGTCGAAATCGACCGTACCTCGCGTGTCTAATTCATCTCGTCGTCGGCGATATCAAAATTGGCGGCGACGTTTTGCACATCGTCGTAATCTTCGAGAACGTCCAGCAACTTCAGCATTTTACGAGCGGCGTCGCCTTCAAGAGCCACGGTTGTCGAAGGCACCATTTGCAATTCGGCAGAAGCAATGGTGAAACCTGCCTTTTCCAGCTCGTCGCGCACGCGTGCCAGATCTTCGGGCGCGGTTGTGACCAGGCCATCTTCGACATCTTCGGCTCCGGCTTCGAGCGCGGCTTCCATCAGGGTATCTTCGTCGGCGCCTTCAACGGAAACCTGTCCCTTGCGGGTGAACTGCCACGCAACCGAACCGCTTTCGCCGAGGTTGCCGCCGTTCTTGAGGAACAGGTTGCGCAAATCAGCGACGGTGCGATTCTTGTTGTCGGTTGCCGTTTCGACCATCACCGCGACACCGCTGGGGCCGTAGCCTTCGTAGGTGATTTCTTCGTAGTTTTCCGAAGCCAGTTCGCCGGTGCCTTTTTGAATCGCGCGCTTAATGTTATCGGCGGGCATCGACTCGGACTTGGCCTTATCGACGGCAAACCGCAAACGCGGATTGGAATCGACACTGCCACCGCCCGCTTTGGCCGCGACGGTCAATTCACGCGACAACTTGGCGAAAACCTTTCCGCGCGCAGCGTCGGCTTTTCCTTTGTGCAGACGGATGTTTTTCCATTTGCTATGTCCAGCCATGTATGTTCGTTCCTAATCGAGAAAATATCGCGCGCAGTTTACCGTAATTAACGACCGCGCCTCGCTGCCGGTTTCTTGAATTGACGTGGAAGTACGGTCGCTTTCGACCGCACTTCCCCTCAATCGTCCCAGTTTTTCCAAGGCGCTTTGCCGCTTTCCCATAATTCTTCGAGCAAGACTTTATCGCGCAACGTATCCATCGGTTGCCAGAACCCCGAATGTTTCCACACCGCAAGCTGGTTTTGCGCAGCGAGGGTTTCCAGCGGCTCTTTTTCCCACAGCGTCTCGTCGCCTTCGATGAAATCGAGAGCGCGCTTTTCCAAAACGAAAAAACCGCCGTTAATCCAGTTGCCGTCGCCGACCGGCTTTTCCTGAATCGAGCGCACGCGCGTTTCGTCGATGTCGAGCCGCCCGAAACGGCCCGGCGGTTGCGCCGCGGTAATCGTCGCGAGGCACTTTTGTGCTTTATGAAATTCGATGAGCGAGGTAATATCGACATCGCCGACGCCGTCGCCGTAGGTGCAGCAAAACGTGTCGCCCAGATAATCGGCCACGCGCTTGAGGCGCCCACCGGTCATGGTATCGCGGCCAGTGTCGATGAGCGTGACGCGCCACGGTTCGGCAAAGCGCTCATGAACTTCGATTTCGTTGCGCGCCAAATCAAACGTCACATCGCTGCGGTGCAGGAAATAGTTGGCAAAATATTCCTTGATGTAA
This genomic window from Abditibacteriaceae bacterium contains:
- the mazG gene encoding nucleoside triphosphate pyrophosphohydrolase; the protein is MKLQTPAEAFEQLHGIIARLRAPDGCPWDREQTHETLRAHLLEEAYETLDAIDRKHDADLCEELGDLLMQPLMHADIAKEEKRFDIVDVLNGISEKLIRRHPHVFGETVVADSGEVLRNWDAIKKQEKAERGVKETSVLDGVPDVLPSLTRALKISKKAAKVGFEWPDITGVLDKLREETAEIEVEIAAGDDARLAEELGDLLFTAVNIARWRKIDPELALRDGVARFEGRFRAMEAAATARGLELKALSPAEWDALWNEAKNRAA
- a CDS encoding peptidyl-prolyl cis-trans isomerase, with the translated sequence MKKQVAGFLGASALALAIAGCGGPGATGGGGSVATVNGEAIGREDLHLYLEATSGERALREMIDNRLVLQEAKKGNIEVTEKDIDDVVAARKAEGGPAAQTIETVTKTGGTQLKAYRDSIKNQLVIDRLVTKDVKVDDKALQAWFTKNKKDYSTPTRVKLGLLITSSKPRADAMAQQLKAKTKTFAQLVDEQKKAKDAAAGSSAVETPTTTPQDELPGEVKPAVAKLKDGETTPVLLLTPATSPQKVYGILRLVSREQGKNPTLADVKTQVETDYKLEQIARKTVAQNPQNPKFDETVQRTQQYLFQQQAQQGIMTPPSRRDVLRFINQTAIQQLTTKLQTSAKVEIPDPAFAELAKAYVPAPTPGAPGATPAAGGPAAPSAPAAPAAPAAKQ
- a CDS encoding YebC/PmpR family DNA-binding transcriptional regulator yields the protein MAGHSKWKNIRLHKGKADAARGKVFAKLSRELTVAAKAGGGSVDSNPRLRFAVDKAKSESMPADNIKRAIQKGTGELASENYEEITYEGYGPSGVAVMVETATDNKNRTVADLRNLFLKNGGNLGESGSVAWQFTRKGQVSVEGADEDTLMEAALEAGAEDVEDGLVTTAPEDLARVRDELEKAGFTIASAELQMVPSTTVALEGDAARKMLKLLDVLEDYDDVQNVAANFDIADDEMN
- the rfbF gene encoding glucose-1-phosphate cytidylyltransferase; the encoded protein is MKVVLLAGGYGTRISEETHLRPKPMIEIGGAPILWHIMKLYASHGLTEFVVCLGYKGYYIKEYFANYFLHRSDVTFDLARNEIEVHERFAEPWRVTLIDTGRDTMTGGRLKRVADYLGDTFCCTYGDGVGDVDITSLIEFHKAQKCLATITAAQPPGRFGRLDIDETRVRSIQEKPVGDGNWINGGFFVLEKRALDFIEGDETLWEKEPLETLAAQNQLAVWKHSGFWQPMDTLRDKVLLEELWESGKAPWKNWDD